One genomic region from Streptomyces sp. NBC_00457 encodes:
- a CDS encoding antibiotic biosynthesis monooxygenase family protein, translating into MLSFGQLDESTHFHDQQKEKAGPVTIINTFVAPEGKEDEVVAAWTGDAEYMKKSGSLLSVQLYRGIGGSRLFTNVAVWKSTEHLRAALGTPEFASHLGRYPAGTVAYPHLYRKFAVEGICEGE; encoded by the coding sequence ATGCTCAGCTTCGGCCAGCTCGACGAGTCCACCCACTTCCACGACCAGCAGAAGGAGAAGGCCGGCCCGGTCACCATCATCAACACCTTTGTCGCCCCGGAAGGCAAGGAGGATGAGGTGGTGGCCGCCTGGACGGGCGACGCGGAGTACATGAAGAAGTCGGGGAGCCTGCTCTCGGTGCAGCTGTACCGGGGTATCGGCGGCAGCCGGCTCTTCACCAACGTCGCGGTCTGGAAATCCACCGAGCACCTCCGTGCGGCACTCGGCACGCCGGAGTTCGCCTCGCACCTGGGGCGCTACCCGGCCGGCACCGTCGCCTACCCGCACCTGTACCGGAAGTTCGCGGTCGAGGGCATCTGCGAAGGCGAATGA
- a CDS encoding alpha/beta fold hydrolase produces the protein MTPRNPIEPTFARTRLGSGPGLLLAHGAGSSLAGTYGPVLEALAARHTVVGIDYPGSGDTPRSTTPLSVDDLADQLIAAADAEGLDHFAVSGYSLGGPVAIRAATRHPERVTALVLTAAFPHRDNRLALASSVWSKIAASGDRELLAEFQLMMALGTQALESMPAEQLQQTLGYVAAGAADGSSEQTDLVGQVDVRDDLAGITVPTLVVSTTDDRLVSTALHRHLAETIPGAQLAEIATGHLPMLERTEEWLQLITDFLDKHHA, from the coding sequence ATGACACCTCGCAACCCGATCGAACCCACGTTCGCCCGCACTCGCCTCGGGTCGGGCCCCGGGCTGCTCCTCGCCCACGGCGCCGGCAGCAGCCTGGCCGGCACCTACGGCCCCGTCCTGGAAGCCCTCGCCGCCCGCCACACCGTCGTCGGCATCGACTACCCCGGCAGCGGCGACACCCCCCGCTCCACCACCCCGCTGTCCGTCGACGACCTCGCCGACCAGCTCATCGCCGCCGCCGACGCGGAAGGCCTCGACCACTTCGCCGTATCCGGCTACTCCCTCGGCGGCCCAGTCGCCATCCGAGCCGCCACCCGCCACCCTGAACGCGTCACCGCACTCGTCCTGACCGCCGCCTTCCCGCACCGCGACAACCGGCTCGCCCTCGCCTCCTCGGTCTGGAGCAAGATCGCCGCGTCCGGCGACCGCGAGCTGCTCGCCGAATTCCAGCTCATGATGGCCCTCGGCACCCAGGCACTGGAATCGATGCCGGCCGAGCAACTGCAGCAGACCCTCGGCTACGTCGCCGCCGGTGCGGCCGACGGCAGCTCCGAGCAGACCGACCTCGTCGGCCAGGTCGACGTCCGCGACGACCTCGCCGGCATCACGGTCCCCACCCTGGTCGTCTCGACCACCGACGACCGGCTCGTCTCCACCGCCCTGCACCGCCACCTCGCCGAGACCATCCCCGGCGCCCAACTCGCGGAAATCGCCACCGGCCACCTGCCGATGCTGGAGCGGACCGAGGAGTGGCTGCAGCTCATCACCGACTTCCTCGACAAGCATCACGCCTGA
- a CDS encoding TetR/AcrR family transcriptional regulator, with protein MTQPAHRRRPAQSNPRVQRTRNHVLATARELLLQVGPAGLTYALLAERADVTRQTLYRHWPTRAALLFDLVLEGPDLGTYPEPGSDVRDVATAWLKSLRAGVGVPAVRAAALAVTAQADHDPDSARALVRIGEDRHAGFNKLLEPAGIQISEDEFTLLYGPVLARLFLDRGQVTDAFIDTVVAQWLTTLQRADAPQDSRE; from the coding sequence ATGACGCAGCCCGCCCACCGCCGCCGACCGGCCCAAAGCAATCCGCGCGTGCAGCGGACCCGCAACCACGTCCTGGCCACCGCGCGCGAGCTGCTGCTACAGGTTGGACCGGCCGGGCTGACCTACGCCCTGCTCGCCGAACGGGCGGACGTCACCCGCCAGACCCTCTACCGGCACTGGCCCACCCGAGCCGCACTCCTCTTCGACCTCGTCCTCGAAGGCCCCGACCTCGGCACCTACCCCGAACCGGGCAGCGACGTGCGTGACGTGGCCACCGCCTGGCTCAAGAGCCTGCGCGCGGGCGTCGGCGTGCCGGCCGTGCGAGCCGCGGCCCTGGCCGTCACCGCCCAGGCCGACCACGACCCCGACAGCGCCCGGGCGCTCGTCCGCATCGGCGAAGACCGCCACGCCGGCTTCAACAAGCTGCTGGAGCCTGCGGGCATCCAGATCAGCGAAGACGAGTTCACCCTGCTGTACGGGCCCGTCCTCGCCCGGCTCTTCCTCGACCGAGGCCAGGTCACCGACGCCTTCATCGACACGGTCGTCGCTCAGTGGCTCACCACCCTGCAGCGCGCCGACGCACCGCAGGACTCCCGGGAGTAG
- a CDS encoding amidohydrolase family protein, translating to MIEGASAAALVTAAAATVPAAMASQEEASSGPGLPKGNWRIDTHAHYSPDVYNDYLKRYGLLGAITGAYGPWSVERHVAFMDQYRIQASVLSFGDLQVTVGPVDDRRATARAVNDWARDLVQTRGDRFGIFAVTPMPDIEGSVAEVDRALGELDLDGICLLTNYKGTYLGDPSFKPLYEILNDRGAYVYVHPTGPETNPAPKLCFGPDIPAGNNVFEYTFDATRAMTSLIYNGVLRDYPNIRWHFTHSGGALPFLAYRLATRHSAFPPFNEVLPEGPLTYLKRMFFDDAQAFTAAQLEPLSSLVPADHIMFGSDWPATRHLYAADNVETMPFLKGRLPILKAGDPEPTVDEVYSRRQRIALERDNALGQFPKLRARIRRAASR from the coding sequence ATGATCGAAGGCGCATCGGCCGCGGCGCTTGTCACGGCGGCGGCGGCCACGGTGCCGGCCGCCATGGCTTCTCAGGAGGAGGCATCGTCCGGGCCGGGGCTGCCGAAGGGCAACTGGCGTATCGATACTCACGCGCACTACTCACCGGACGTGTACAACGACTACCTGAAGCGCTACGGCCTCCTCGGCGCCATCACCGGGGCGTACGGTCCGTGGTCGGTCGAGCGGCACGTGGCCTTCATGGACCAGTACCGGATCCAGGCCAGTGTCCTGTCGTTCGGCGACCTCCAGGTCACCGTCGGCCCGGTCGACGACCGGCGTGCCACCGCCCGCGCGGTCAACGACTGGGCCCGCGACCTCGTACAGACCCGTGGTGACCGGTTCGGGATCTTCGCGGTCACCCCGATGCCCGACATCGAGGGCTCGGTGGCCGAGGTGGACCGCGCGCTCGGCGAACTGGATCTCGACGGCATCTGCCTGCTCACCAACTACAAGGGCACCTACCTGGGCGATCCTTCCTTCAAGCCGCTGTACGAGATCCTCAACGACCGCGGTGCCTACGTCTACGTCCACCCGACGGGTCCGGAGACGAACCCGGCTCCCAAGCTCTGCTTCGGCCCCGACATCCCGGCCGGGAACAACGTCTTCGAGTACACCTTCGACGCGACCCGTGCGATGACGAGCCTGATCTACAACGGTGTCCTGCGGGACTACCCGAACATCCGCTGGCACTTCACGCACAGCGGCGGGGCGCTGCCGTTCCTGGCCTACCGGCTCGCGACCCGGCACTCGGCCTTCCCGCCGTTCAACGAGGTGCTGCCGGAAGGCCCCCTCACCTACCTCAAGCGGATGTTCTTCGACGACGCGCAGGCGTTCACCGCCGCGCAGTTGGAGCCGTTGTCGTCGCTGGTGCCCGCCGACCACATCATGTTCGGCAGCGACTGGCCGGCGACCCGACACCTCTACGCGGCGGACAACGTCGAGACGATGCCCTTCCTCAAGGGCAGACTGCCGATTCTCAAGGCAGGCGACCCCGAGCCGACCGTCGACGAGGTCTACAGCCGGCGCCAGCGGATCGCTCTCGAGCGGGACAACGCCCTCGGTCAGTTCCCGAAACTGCGGGCGCGTATACGCCGCGCTGCCTCTCGCTGA
- a CDS encoding response regulator transcription factor: MSTQRVLVVDDEPKIRMTVRGYLEADGFHVVEAADGPSAMQAVTRDRPDLVVLDVMLPGLDGFQVLRRIREASQIPVIMLTARDEEIDRLIGFTTGSDDYVTKPFSPRELALRVRAILRRTDSRSDAAHEDDVLRFDGLTVDPETRTVLADADRTVELSALDFDLLFAMARAPGRVFTRRGLLTQVWGEDFFGDERVVDVHIRTLRRALGDDANAPRFVGTVRTIGYRFVGRPA, translated from the coding sequence ATGAGCACGCAGCGCGTTCTGGTCGTCGATGACGAACCCAAGATCCGCATGACCGTGCGCGGCTACCTGGAGGCGGACGGGTTCCACGTCGTCGAAGCCGCGGACGGACCGTCCGCCATGCAGGCGGTCACCCGTGACCGGCCGGACCTCGTGGTGCTCGATGTGATGCTCCCCGGGCTGGACGGATTCCAGGTCCTGCGCCGCATCCGGGAGGCGAGCCAGATCCCGGTGATCATGCTCACCGCCCGCGACGAGGAGATCGACCGCCTGATCGGCTTCACCACCGGCAGCGACGACTACGTCACCAAGCCGTTCAGTCCCCGGGAACTGGCACTACGGGTACGCGCCATCCTTCGGCGCACCGACAGCCGGTCCGACGCGGCCCATGAGGACGACGTACTGCGCTTCGACGGACTGACCGTCGATCCCGAGACACGGACCGTCCTCGCCGACGCCGACCGGACGGTGGAGCTGTCCGCCCTCGACTTCGATCTGCTGTTCGCCATGGCCCGGGCCCCCGGGCGGGTCTTCACCCGGCGCGGACTGCTGACCCAGGTGTGGGGCGAGGACTTCTTCGGCGACGAGCGCGTTGTGGACGTACACATACGCACGCTGCGGCGAGCGCTCGGCGACGACGCGAACGCACCCCGGTTCGTCGGCACCGTGCGCACCATCGGCTACCGGTTCGTCGGACGCCCCGCCTAG